The window CTCAGGATGCAAAAGATTTTCTCAGAAGAAAGGGCTTTCAGGTTAGACAAATAAATAGGGTGGACTGAAGGTTTGGCAGGTAAGGTTGTCGGATTGATGTGGAAAACCCCTTAGTGAGGATAAACAATGGGTGTAACTGACAGGCAAAAGATGAAGGGGGAGACCGAATGGCAACCCCCCTTCACTCCCAGTAACAGGGACACTCGTTGTATTTTCAACTCGTTTCCAAATTGCACTTGGGAACGCAAAAAGGAAAATCAATGCGGTCATCTGTGGCAGTCTGGGGTAAATGGGTGGTCCCGAGCTTGATGATACTGGCGTTGCTGCCGCCCGCGGCATGGGCGCTGACCGCCAGCCAGGTCTATGAGCAGGTGAAAGACTCGGTGGTGGTGGTCAGGGCCTACGACCAGAAAGGGCAACAGGTGAGTCTGGCCAGTGGGGTGATGCTGCCGTCCGGCGACATTATCACCAACTATCATGTGGTCCGGGCCGGATTTAGGTTCACGGTGGGCCAGGGCCTGAAAGCCACCCCGGCCTTCTTGACCGCCGCCGCCGCTGATCGAGATCTCTGTCTGCTCTCGGTCCCCGGCTTGGCGGCTCCACCGGCCCGTCTGGGCCAAGCAGCCAGGCTCAAGGTGGGCGAACCGGTCTATGCCGTGGGCGTGCTCCGGAGGGTGAAACTTTCCCTGTCGGAAGGGATTGTTTTTAAACGGTTGGGCGGCCCGCCCCCACTGATCCAGACCACTGCCGCTATTTCGCCTGCCTCCAGCGGCGGCGGTCTGTTCAATGCTGCCGGGGAGCTGGTAGGGATTAACAACTTTGACCTAAGGGACAGCCAAGGCATGAACCACGCGGTGCCGGTGGAATGGATCGATGAGGTCACTAAACTCAAAACCCTCGACCAAACTGTCAAGGTCGGGGAGAGAGTGGCCGGCCTTCCGAGACCAATGGCCAGACTGCAAGAAAACTGGGAAAACCAGGTATCGACCTTGACCAAAGCCCAGCACTGGCAGGCCCTGCTGACCTGTAGCCGGCGCTGGACCCAGGCCGAGCCGGGTAACGAGTTGGCCTGGTATAGCCTCGGCACGGCCTATGGAAAACTGGGCCGTTACCGCGAGGAGATCGAGGCTTACCAGGAGGCCTTGCGCCTTAAGCCGGATTACCCCGAGGCCATGTATAATATTGGCGTTGCTTATGGGAACCTGCGCCGTTACCGCGAGGCGGTGGAAGTTTTCCAGGAAGCCCTACGCTTTAAAATTAATGCTGCCAAGGCCTCGTACAAGCGAGGTGTAGCTTACGGAAATCTGGGCCGTTACCGTGAGGAGATCAAGGCTTATCGGGAGGCCCTGCGCCTTAAGCCGGATTATGTTGCCGCCTGGAACAATTTGGGTGTGGCCTATGTAAAACTGGGCCGTTACCCAGAGGCAATTAAAGCTTGCCGGGAGGCCCTGCGGCTCAGGCCTGATGATGCCGAGGCCTGGAATAATTTAGCTTTTTCCTATTACCTCTCCGGTAATCGCCGCGCCGCTCTGGAAGCAGTAAGTGAGTTGCGGCGATATGACCAACAAAGGGCGGAAAAGCTTTTCGATGCTATCATCAAGCCCTGAGGCCAGAAAATTGGAATTCAGAAGGTC of the Deltaproteobacteria bacterium genome contains:
- a CDS encoding tetratricopeptide repeat protein, giving the protein MRSSVAVWGKWVVPSLMILALLPPAAWALTASQVYEQVKDSVVVVRAYDQKGQQVSLASGVMLPSGDIITNYHVVRAGFRFTVGQGLKATPAFLTAAAADRDLCLLSVPGLAAPPARLGQAARLKVGEPVYAVGVLRRVKLSLSEGIVFKRLGGPPPLIQTTAAISPASSGGGLFNAAGELVGINNFDLRDSQGMNHAVPVEWIDEVTKLKTLDQTVKVGERVAGLPRPMARLQENWENQVSTLTKAQHWQALLTCSRRWTQAEPGNELAWYSLGTAYGKLGRYREEIEAYQEALRLKPDYPEAMYNIGVAYGNLRRYREAVEVFQEALRFKINAAKASYKRGVAYGNLGRYREEIKAYREALRLKPDYVAAWNNLGVAYVKLGRYPEAIKACREALRLRPDDAEAWNNLAFSYYLSGNRRAALEAVSELRRYDQQRAEKLFDAIIKP